GGAGACACCATGAAAATGGAGCGCTGTTATTTTTGTAGAGGACCAATTGTCCAAAGACGAATCGAGCATGTGCATCGCTGGAAGGGAAGGATGTTCCTCATCAAGGATCTCCCAGCCGACGTCTGTGAGCAATGCGGAGAAACTTACCTGAGCCCAGAGGTCATGGAGAGGATCGATCAGGTCGTGGAGAG
The DNA window shown above is from Candidatus Methylomirabilis tolerans and carries:
- a CDS encoding type II toxin-antitoxin system MqsA family antitoxin, giving the protein MKMERCYFCRGPIVQRRIEHVHRWKGRMFLIKDLPADVCEQCGETYLSPEVMERIDQVVERSEMATEFISVPVLSLA